One part of the Bacteroidia bacterium genome encodes these proteins:
- a CDS encoding helix-turn-helix transcriptional regulator produces the protein MAKSKIKNNIRLMRFMQEEMTQQELADKVGVSRQTIYAMEKGKYSPSLELAFKIAKVFGLPLEEVFSYEGE, from the coding sequence ATGGCGAAGAGCAAGATCAAAAATAACATACGACTCATGCGCTTTATGCAGGAGGAAATGACGCAGCAGGAGTTGGCGGATAAAGTCGGCGTAAGTCGTCAGACCATCTATGCCATGGAAAAGGGCAAGTATTCGCCCTCTTTGGAATTGGCTTTTAAGATTGCAAAAGTTTTCGGCCTTCCACTGGAAGAAGTTTTCTCCTACGAAGGCGAATAG
- a CDS encoding DUF3575 domain-containing protein has translation MNLKKTVLLLLLAALFTLKPQAQDRKFGLKIYPIPLIVGKTPLQAELMVSPYRSITLDFSNRNLNLDDGFIANVIEENVDEPVSGSFKSLLINPSFRMYSKKKEGPRGGYFAAGIRYNSADADIVIDLDDYPGSRVGFTSSMMGVTLDLGVQWLIGNRVSVDWNILGVGLQYGNISGSVTSANLTAQEAQDLADDLNGELDGIPLVNIEFSATDNIVSMDANQVLPFLRSRFSLGIFF, from the coding sequence ATGAACCTAAAGAAAACTGTCCTTTTACTACTTCTTGCTGCCCTCTTTACCTTAAAACCTCAAGCTCAGGACCGAAAGTTTGGCTTGAAGATTTATCCAATCCCGCTCATCGTTGGAAAAACGCCTCTTCAGGCAGAACTAATGGTTTCTCCCTACAGATCGATTACCCTCGATTTTAGCAATCGGAATCTCAACCTTGATGATGGTTTTATTGCAAATGTCATAGAGGAAAATGTTGATGAGCCCGTCAGTGGTAGCTTTAAATCTCTATTGATCAACCCTTCATTCCGGATGTATTCCAAAAAGAAAGAAGGCCCGAGAGGAGGATACTTTGCAGCAGGTATTCGCTATAATTCTGCTGATGCTGATATAGTTATTGATCTCGATGATTATCCCGGCAGTCGGGTGGGCTTCACGAGTTCGATGATGGGAGTCACCCTTGATTTAGGAGTTCAGTGGTTGATCGGAAACCGGGTTTCCGTTGACTGGAATATTTTGGGAGTTGGCTTACAGTATGGAAATATCAGTGGTTCAGTTACCTCTGCCAATCTTACGGCTCAGGAGGCTCAGGATTTAGCTGATGATCTCAATGGAGAACTGGATGGGATTCCTCTGGTAAATATTGAATTTTCCGCTACTGACAATATAGTCTCTATGGACGCGAATCAAGTCCTTCCTTTTCTGCGATCCCGATTTTCACTGGGTATATTCTTCTAA
- a CDS encoding T9SS type A sorting domain-containing protein — translation MRNYLLLLIVYCCFSKTDAQILKGVDKDTRIDSMIQFHGSWPEPNFKPRLKENWRWHATGKPLERIQYTIDSRDSSWNPVKRFRWRYHAIFNDEMAMKSWRWLDREQSWKLISRDSSIYNVSGQVVQTLQQVYAEDKKEWKTESEVLFSYNLDGKLEQTVFYPTDSTQIFWPSTLIAEYVYRDNGELGRLTYFISNPDSSTKAPIVNVTFAYNADGKILREEQFSGESEEYKQTAFSSVYDSQGRLVELIKDRSSLSGTQWNTDERIVYEFDASGRLKLEAKDIWNSQSQSWGRVYFWEIYGKSFEEEVPNYTSSLFEICPLPNPASTDAPFICAKLSANELYQLRVLDLQGRLIFEKEFAGDERVFWAKGLSAGLYLLGIGPKDKALHYQKFLLRY, via the coding sequence ATGAGGAATTATCTACTATTGCTAATTGTATATTGCTGTTTCTCAAAAACAGATGCCCAGATTCTCAAGGGAGTGGACAAGGATACCCGAATTGATTCCATGATTCAGTTTCATGGGAGTTGGCCCGAGCCAAATTTTAAGCCAAGATTGAAGGAAAATTGGAGATGGCATGCTACCGGCAAACCTTTAGAACGCATTCAATATACCATCGATAGTAGAGATAGTAGTTGGAATCCTGTAAAGCGATTTAGGTGGAGATATCATGCCATTTTTAACGATGAAATGGCTATGAAGAGCTGGCGATGGCTAGATCGTGAACAAAGCTGGAAACTCATTTCAAGAGATAGCTCTATTTATAATGTTTCTGGGCAAGTCGTACAAACGCTTCAACAAGTCTATGCTGAAGATAAGAAAGAATGGAAAACTGAAAGCGAGGTGTTATTCTCATATAATTTGGATGGGAAATTAGAACAGACGGTTTTTTATCCGACTGATTCGACTCAAATCTTTTGGCCGTCGACCCTTATTGCTGAGTATGTATATAGAGATAATGGAGAATTAGGGCGTTTAACATACTTTATAAGTAATCCGGATTCTTCTACAAAAGCTCCGATTGTCAATGTTACATTTGCCTATAACGCAGATGGGAAAATTCTTAGGGAAGAACAGTTTTCCGGAGAAAGCGAGGAGTATAAACAGACGGCTTTTTCGAGTGTTTATGACTCACAGGGACGACTTGTCGAACTTATTAAAGATAGGTCATCCTTATCCGGGACTCAATGGAATACGGATGAACGAATCGTCTATGAATTTGATGCTTCTGGTAGATTGAAACTGGAAGCAAAGGACATCTGGAATAGCCAATCCCAAAGCTGGGGCCGTGTTTATTTCTGGGAAATTTATGGGAAATCATTTGAGGAAGAAGTTCCCAACTATACTTCTTCTTTGTTCGAAATTTGTCCACTTCCCAATCCTGCTAGTACAGATGCTCCCTTTATCTGTGCGAAGCTGTCGGCGAATGAGCTTTATCAACTTCGCGTTCTGGATTTACAAGGTAGATTGATCTTTGAAAAAGAGTTTGCGGGTGATGAAAGGGTTTTTTGGGCAAAAGGCTTAAGCGCAGGACTCTATCTATTGGGCATTGGTCCCAAAGATAAAGCCCTGCACTACCAGAAATTCTTGCTTCGGTATTAG
- a CDS encoding AAA family ATPase translates to MIIVVFGLPGSGKSYFAQHLARLLNAAYLSSDRIRREILEIRSYEASEKHRVYKEMFNRIPFALEHSKYVILDASFSQKSTRKLLENISMQLGQEVSYIEIKADEEIIRERVAKKRPFSEADFAVYEKVKKLFDPLTEEHLILESKRDNLQEMLAISIDYLSLNHEAAAH, encoded by the coding sequence ATGATAATTGTTGTTTTTGGATTGCCGGGAAGTGGTAAAAGCTATTTTGCCCAACATTTAGCCCGACTTTTAAATGCTGCTTATTTGAGTAGTGACAGGATTCGTAGGGAAATTCTGGAAATAAGATCCTATGAAGCATCTGAAAAGCATAGGGTTTACAAGGAGATGTTTAATAGAATTCCTTTTGCCCTGGAGCATTCAAAATATGTCATTCTTGATGCAAGTTTCTCTCAAAAAAGCACACGGAAGCTGCTGGAAAATATTTCCATGCAGTTGGGACAGGAGGTATCATATATTGAAATCAAGGCTGATGAAGAAATAATTCGCGAAAGAGTCGCTAAAAAAAGACCTTTCAGTGAAGCAGATTTTGCGGTTTATGAAAAGGTGAAAAAGCTATTTGATCCCCTGACTGAAGAGCACCTGATTCTCGAATCAAAGCGAGACAATCTGCAAGAAATGTTGGCAATCTCTATAGACTATTTATCCCTCAATCATGAAGCAGCAGCACATTGA
- a CDS encoding patatin-like phospholipase family protein: protein MRPTTNTHKSAQKKKIRVLSIDGGGVKGVLPVTLLTYLESALQRESGNPDARIADYFDFFAGTSTGAILVSTLLTPDPLNPTRPKFKAADAERFYYEKAPKIFGKSITRRLRTIFGWWRVRYSSRQLELELKDAIGRNTWLSDMIKPMMVTAYDITKRKAIFFTSGNAANKPSKNFLTWQSTCASSSAPTFFKPVHLKAENGMPYFLTDGGMFANNPSMCAFVEVKKMKEFHINGNIPTADDIIMLSLSAGHKRKKYDYEKMSKAGKANWISPIIDIQMSGNAETVDHKLSMLYDEATNGSKNDYYRIEPDLYEANTVMDDASKKNLENLREAAKKNVENFRDTLDEIARKLVANDPNIAATNSVAQKIKQA from the coding sequence ATGAGACCTACAACGAACACACACAAATCTGCCCAAAAGAAGAAGATTAGAGTACTTTCTATTGATGGAGGAGGAGTCAAAGGCGTATTACCTGTCACTTTATTGACATATCTGGAGTCTGCCTTGCAAAGAGAAAGTGGAAATCCCGACGCTCGCATTGCGGACTATTTTGATTTCTTCGCCGGTACCAGCACAGGAGCCATTTTGGTCTCTACCCTTTTAACCCCAGATCCCTTGAACCCCACCCGACCTAAATTTAAGGCTGCAGATGCTGAGCGATTCTATTATGAAAAAGCCCCTAAGATTTTTGGTAAAAGTATCACCCGGAGACTGAGAACAATTTTTGGTTGGTGGAGAGTTAGGTACAGCTCCCGTCAATTGGAATTGGAACTGAAAGATGCTATTGGAAGAAATACCTGGTTGAGTGATATGATCAAACCAATGATGGTTACGGCTTATGATATTACCAAGCGGAAAGCCATTTTCTTTACCAGTGGAAATGCCGCCAATAAACCTTCCAAGAACTTTCTGACCTGGCAGAGTACCTGTGCATCTTCTTCTGCACCAACCTTCTTCAAACCTGTCCATCTGAAGGCAGAAAACGGTATGCCGTATTTCCTTACAGATGGAGGCATGTTCGCCAATAATCCTTCCATGTGTGCTTTTGTTGAAGTGAAGAAAATGAAGGAGTTCCACATAAATGGAAATATCCCTACCGCAGATGATATCATCATGCTTTCTCTGAGTGCCGGGCATAAGCGGAAAAAGTACGACTATGAGAAGATGAGCAAGGCCGGGAAGGCCAACTGGATCAGCCCTATTATTGATATCCAAATGTCCGGAAATGCAGAGACTGTGGATCACAAACTTTCCATGTTGTACGATGAGGCTACCAATGGTTCCAAAAATGATTATTACCGCATTGAGCCGGATCTTTATGAAGCAAATACTGTGATGGATGATGCCTCTAAAAAGAACCTTGAGAACCTCAGAGAAGCTGCCAAAAAGAATGTAGAGAACTTCCGCGATACCTTAGACGAAATTGCACGGAAATTGGTAGCAAATGATCCGAATATAGCTGCTACAAATTCAGTGGCTCAAAAAATAAAACAAGCGTAA
- a CDS encoding DUF2268 domain-containing putative Zn-dependent protease (predicted Zn-dependent protease with a strongly conserved HExxH motif) — protein MKYWIVILLLLPAFVFAQGEKDSWKDAKLIFSDMDNFWKAYEQDYPGLSRKTLKQIYLSPASADLQQVYIPFIVGKRGKVLTRLVNTYPDYFEGLKKLDFRSEEIVGEIRKGYRGLKEIYPAAQFADVYFAVGTFSSAGAFMNGKLAISVEMFPAKSQVIDNTNTVNFAALPAVVIHEMVHYQQKRIDDKTLLAASIREGSADFITEMVMDKNMNQHIHDFANPKEAELWQEFRSDMNANNYHNWLYTQEKGRMKDLGYWMGYKIVEAYYKKYKGEPDVISRILNIDDYASFLKSSGYNPGSP, from the coding sequence ATGAAATACTGGATCGTCATTTTACTACTACTACCTGCTTTTGTCTTTGCTCAGGGAGAAAAGGATTCCTGGAAAGATGCTAAACTCATCTTTTCCGATATGGATAATTTCTGGAAAGCTTATGAGCAGGATTATCCTGGTTTATCTCGTAAAACCCTCAAGCAAATATACCTCAGTCCCGCTTCTGCTGATCTTCAGCAGGTCTATATTCCTTTTATCGTAGGTAAGCGTGGAAAGGTATTGACTCGTCTCGTCAATACCTATCCGGATTACTTTGAGGGCTTAAAGAAACTCGATTTTCGATCCGAAGAGATTGTAGGGGAAATCAGAAAAGGATATCGGGGCTTGAAAGAAATCTATCCCGCCGCCCAATTTGCTGATGTCTATTTTGCTGTTGGGACTTTTTCTTCGGCAGGTGCATTTATGAATGGGAAACTTGCCATTAGCGTCGAGATGTTTCCCGCGAAATCCCAAGTCATCGATAATACAAATACGGTCAACTTTGCTGCATTACCTGCCGTCGTGATCCATGAAATGGTCCATTACCAACAAAAAAGAATTGATGATAAAACGCTCTTAGCAGCCTCTATTCGAGAGGGAAGTGCAGACTTTATCACCGAGATGGTCATGGACAAGAATATGAATCAACATATCCATGATTTTGCCAATCCCAAAGAAGCCGAATTATGGCAGGAGTTTCGTTCTGACATGAATGCCAACAACTACCATAACTGGCTGTACACACAGGAAAAAGGACGGATGAAAGATCTGGGCTATTGGATGGGCTATAAAATCGTCGAGGCCTATTATAAAAAATATAAAGGAGAGCCCGATGTAATCAGTCGAATCCTGAATATTGATGATTATGCTTCTTTTCTGAAATCAAGCGGCTACAATCCTGGCTCTCCCTAA
- a CDS encoding M81 family metallopeptidase — MFYSSFRTLLPLFFSFLLIGSCSSQKEQDNSTELPRIAIAGLAIESSTFSPAFTHEEAFHARTGEEIYGLYPFMEEGAETRKRAQWFPALKGHALPGGIVTEEAYESLVGKMLDLLKANAPYDGLFLDIHGAMSVVGLDDPEGDFIKRIRDMLGTDMLISTSMDLHGNVSEALAKHSDLISCYRMAPHEDALESKHRALTNLLDRIESGKGKPAYKAWIPVPILLPGEKTSTRIEPAKSLYAKIDPITKKEGVIDAAIWVGYAWADEPRNHAVVMVTGDEKEAVAESAEELARHFWQVRDEFEFVAPTTTLKDALNKALASDKKPFMISDMGDNPTAGGAGDVTWTLEKILERAEFQKEDGPSLIYASIPGPEFVEEAIKIGVGGKINATAGAAVDARYAPPISLSGTILAIEHGDMHAETEVVVKVGSVQVIVTKKRKPYHKEKDFTNLGLNPRESDIVVVKIGYLVPELYNMRADWLMALTPGGVDQDLDRLGYKRIKRPMFPIDKEMEDPDLSARWIPLSQE, encoded by the coding sequence ATGTTTTATTCATCATTTCGGACTTTGCTTCCACTCTTTTTTTCATTTCTTCTTATCGGCAGTTGTTCCTCGCAAAAAGAGCAGGACAATTCCACTGAACTTCCCAGAATTGCAATCGCAGGTTTGGCCATAGAATCCAGTACTTTTTCTCCAGCTTTTACCCATGAAGAAGCTTTCCATGCAAGGACGGGAGAGGAGATTTATGGTTTGTATCCTTTTATGGAGGAAGGCGCGGAGACCCGGAAAAGAGCCCAATGGTTCCCGGCATTAAAAGGGCATGCCTTGCCAGGAGGAATTGTTACAGAGGAAGCTTATGAGTCTTTGGTTGGGAAAATGTTGGACCTATTGAAGGCCAATGCTCCCTATGATGGCTTGTTTCTGGATATACATGGAGCTATGAGTGTTGTAGGACTGGACGATCCGGAAGGAGATTTTATCAAAAGGATCAGAGATATGCTGGGAACGGATATGCTTATTTCAACTTCTATGGATTTGCATGGTAATGTGTCAGAAGCTTTGGCGAAACATAGTGATCTGATAAGCTGTTATCGCATGGCACCTCATGAAGATGCTTTGGAGTCCAAGCACAGAGCCCTGACAAATCTGTTGGATAGAATTGAAAGTGGAAAGGGAAAGCCGGCATATAAAGCCTGGATTCCCGTGCCTATCCTGCTACCTGGTGAGAAAACCAGCACGCGGATCGAACCCGCCAAAAGCCTGTATGCAAAGATTGACCCTATCACAAAGAAAGAAGGAGTAATTGATGCAGCAATCTGGGTAGGATATGCATGGGCAGATGAGCCGAGGAATCATGCCGTTGTGATGGTTACTGGAGATGAAAAAGAAGCCGTAGCAGAAAGTGCGGAAGAACTGGCCCGTCATTTCTGGCAAGTTCGCGATGAATTTGAATTTGTTGCACCTACTACCACTTTAAAAGATGCCCTCAATAAAGCCTTGGCAAGTGATAAAAAGCCTTTCATGATCAGCGATATGGGAGACAATCCAACTGCGGGTGGTGCCGGGGATGTTACCTGGACCCTGGAGAAAATTCTGGAGCGAGCAGAATTTCAAAAAGAAGATGGACCCTCTTTGATTTATGCTTCAATACCCGGACCTGAGTTTGTGGAGGAAGCAATAAAAATTGGGGTAGGTGGAAAGATCAATGCCACAGCCGGAGCAGCAGTTGACGCTCGATATGCACCTCCTATTTCTTTATCAGGAACCATTCTGGCGATAGAGCATGGCGATATGCATGCGGAGACCGAGGTAGTTGTTAAAGTGGGAAGCGTGCAAGTCATTGTTACCAAAAAACGGAAGCCTTATCATAAGGAAAAAGACTTTACGAATTTGGGTCTCAATCCGCGGGAGTCCGATATAGTCGTTGTGAAAATCGGATATCTGGTCCCTGAATTATACAATATGAGAGCCGATTGGTTGATGGCACTTACGCCAGGTGGGGTGGATCAGGACCTTGATCGACTGGGCTATAAACGAATCAAAAGACCGATGTTCCCGATTGATAAAGAGATGGAAGATCCTGACCTCTCTGCCAGATGGATTCCTTTGTCCCAGGAATAA
- a CDS encoding DUF2306 domain-containing protein, with protein sequence MSKKPSSGWLGPILLLLLGSLNILSGAFQLDNIFQGPDLPIAETESPHYHLTPFPIVIHIIAGILFNLLAPFQFAPSILKKWPQYHRWMGRVLVISALGVGFSGIWMNENFPVFGGFLKYSGVHLSAIGLILSLALSIRFILRRNVRKHRIWMMRAIALGLGPATQRLIILPVFFAYGLPSELAIGLLVWGGYIINLGFVEWVLFKEKNKQASRLHASLSKP encoded by the coding sequence ATGAGCAAGAAACCTTCATCCGGGTGGCTTGGACCCATCCTCCTATTGCTTTTAGGTTCCCTAAATATCCTTTCCGGAGCCTTCCAACTGGACAATATTTTTCAGGGGCCAGATCTTCCCATAGCAGAAACAGAATCCCCTCATTATCATTTGACTCCCTTTCCCATTGTGATCCACATCATCGCGGGAATACTCTTCAACCTGCTTGCCCCTTTTCAATTTGCACCCTCGATTCTCAAAAAATGGCCCCAATATCATAGGTGGATGGGTAGAGTCTTAGTAATAAGTGCACTGGGAGTAGGATTTAGTGGGATTTGGATGAATGAGAACTTCCCCGTTTTTGGCGGCTTCCTGAAGTATTCCGGCGTTCATCTTTCTGCCATTGGACTGATTCTATCACTGGCTTTGTCGATCAGATTTATCCTGCGTAGAAATGTCCGAAAGCATAGAATCTGGATGATGCGAGCCATTGCTCTAGGCTTAGGGCCAGCAACTCAGCGGCTGATTATCCTGCCTGTTTTTTTTGCCTATGGTTTGCCGAGCGAACTCGCGATTGGCTTATTGGTTTGGGGAGGCTATATCATCAATCTGGGCTTTGTAGAATGGGTTCTTTTCAAGGAAAAGAACAAGCAAGCTTCCAGACTTCATGCCTCACTGTCCAAGCCCTGA
- a CDS encoding glycosyl hydrolase codes for MRFFGFILLLFLIPSLSFGQEKEANVPANELDTYYKNVKWRNIGPFRGGRSVSASGVIGDPLTYYMGTTGGGLWKTEDAGQHWQNISDGYFKTGSVGAVAVSTSDPNIVYVGMGEHAPRGVMTSHGDGVYKSTDAGKSWKHMGLEATQHISRIIIHPKDPDLIYVAAQGALHGPNPERGIYKSTDGGESWEQVLFVNNLTGCSELSMDLHNPQVLYAAMWEHQRLPWQVVSGGAGSGLYKSTDGGKSWNKIHKGLPKEMGKMAIAVSPANPEKVYALIESDSDKEKGGLFVSGNAGKSWSRISKDHRLIQRAWYYIEVFPDPQDEHTVYVLSASALRSIDGGKSWETIRGTHGDYHDLWINPDNPKNLCIANDGGAAISFNRGKSWSTQANMPTVQFYRVNVDNEFPYNVYGGQQDNTSVKIASREFNSGGITVRSWSYSAGGESAFLAFDPDNPRYVMGGSYLGTINLLDTEAQAGTNVMAAPIQYLGREARDMKYLYNWNAPIIWSQHEPNTFYHGAQYLLKTSDMGKSWKEISPDLTRNQNDKQGNGGGPYTNEAVGAENYGTLSYVAESSHEKGVIWTGSDDGYVQLTRDGGESWKNVTPKGLEECLINAIEVSPHDPATAYIATTRYKFNDKTPGIYKTTNYGKSWTNISEGIPMGAFTRVIREDDKRKDLLFTGTETGLYISWDGGKAWEPFQLNLPITPVLDMIIRHDDLILASSGRGFWILDDLSLIRQKGAKTESAKLFKPEDTYMVAGYTFSQLDRTNPEFTGMQPFQGVNPATGVVMYYELPKLADSVQIEMEIRDASGALVNSYRSAPDKSFKSYPGGPSPAPLLSKKEGLNRFVWNMRHKSMAGATNVYVEGSYSGHKVSPGAFSMTLKVGETLHKSTFTIKANPLYPKDIDYAGYHKMMSEMEGNLSEMHLMINSLYKKMNQINEVMPLLSKEPKHAELKKEAKELVEKIKAWDEDMVQRKSKAYDDVENFPNKFTANYLFLINQTESAIPRVNQGSIDRRKELDAKWEKLSARGKELQEAIPAFNKKLWEAGVGAIWK; via the coding sequence ATGAGATTTTTCGGATTTATTCTACTACTATTTCTAATCCCCAGCCTTTCTTTTGGACAAGAAAAGGAAGCCAATGTTCCGGCAAATGAACTGGACACATATTATAAAAATGTCAAATGGAGAAACATAGGTCCTTTTCGCGGGGGCCGTTCGGTTTCGGCATCTGGCGTCATAGGTGATCCCCTGACCTATTATATGGGGACTACTGGGGGAGGCCTCTGGAAGACTGAGGATGCGGGACAACATTGGCAGAACATTTCGGATGGCTATTTCAAAACCGGTTCTGTTGGTGCAGTGGCTGTCTCCACAAGCGATCCCAACATCGTCTATGTGGGTATGGGAGAACATGCTCCCCGAGGAGTCATGACCTCTCATGGAGATGGAGTATATAAATCCACAGATGCCGGCAAGAGTTGGAAGCATATGGGATTGGAAGCGACTCAGCATATTTCGCGCATTATCATTCACCCCAAAGATCCTGATCTGATTTATGTTGCGGCTCAGGGTGCTCTGCATGGACCGAATCCAGAGCGTGGGATATATAAGTCTACAGATGGAGGCGAAAGCTGGGAGCAAGTCCTCTTTGTCAATAATCTCACGGGCTGTTCGGAACTCTCTATGGACCTGCACAATCCTCAGGTCCTATATGCGGCAATGTGGGAACATCAACGCTTGCCCTGGCAGGTAGTAAGTGGGGGCGCAGGAAGCGGCTTGTATAAATCTACAGATGGAGGTAAAAGCTGGAATAAAATTCACAAAGGTTTGCCTAAGGAAATGGGGAAAATGGCCATTGCCGTTTCGCCAGCAAATCCGGAGAAAGTATACGCCCTGATCGAAAGCGATTCTGATAAAGAAAAAGGAGGGCTCTTTGTTTCGGGAAATGCCGGTAAATCCTGGTCCCGTATTAGCAAAGACCACCGTTTGATCCAAAGGGCCTGGTATTATATCGAAGTCTTCCCCGATCCACAAGACGAGCATACAGTCTATGTATTGAGTGCTTCAGCTTTGCGATCTATTGATGGAGGAAAAAGCTGGGAAACTATCCGGGGAACGCATGGAGATTATCATGACCTTTGGATCAATCCCGACAATCCAAAAAACCTATGTATCGCCAATGATGGAGGAGCTGCTATAAGCTTCAATCGAGGGAAAAGCTGGTCCACCCAGGCCAATATGCCCACCGTGCAATTTTACCGAGTCAATGTTGATAATGAATTCCCTTACAATGTCTATGGCGGCCAACAGGACAATACTTCTGTTAAGATAGCGAGCAGAGAGTTCAACAGTGGTGGGATTACTGTCCGTAGCTGGTCTTATTCAGCGGGTGGAGAAAGTGCTTTTCTGGCTTTCGACCCGGACAATCCTCGCTATGTCATGGGAGGAAGCTACCTCGGCACAATCAATTTGCTGGATACGGAAGCTCAGGCTGGCACCAATGTCATGGCTGCCCCTATCCAATACCTGGGAAGAGAAGCCCGAGACATGAAGTATCTCTACAATTGGAATGCCCCGATCATTTGGTCGCAGCATGAGCCCAATACCTTTTATCATGGTGCTCAGTATTTGCTCAAAACTTCTGATATGGGAAAAAGCTGGAAAGAAATTTCTCCCGATCTGACCCGCAACCAGAATGATAAACAAGGAAATGGTGGTGGTCCATACACCAATGAAGCCGTAGGTGCAGAAAACTATGGAACCTTGAGTTATGTTGCAGAATCCTCGCATGAAAAGGGAGTAATCTGGACAGGAAGTGATGATGGTTATGTACAGCTTACAAGAGATGGAGGAGAGAGTTGGAAGAATGTTACGCCTAAGGGGCTGGAAGAATGTCTGATCAATGCCATTGAAGTTTCGCCCCATGATCCTGCTACCGCCTACATAGCTACTACCCGCTATAAATTCAATGACAAAACTCCCGGCATTTATAAAACCACTAACTATGGGAAAAGCTGGACCAATATCAGCGAAGGCATACCTATGGGAGCTTTTACCCGGGTAATTCGTGAAGATGACAAACGCAAAGATCTACTCTTTACCGGAACAGAAACGGGACTCTATATTTCCTGGGATGGAGGAAAGGCATGGGAACCCTTTCAACTCAATCTCCCTATTACGCCGGTTTTGGATATGATTATTCGCCATGATGACCTGATCCTGGCTAGTTCAGGTAGAGGATTCTGGATTTTGGATGATTTGAGTCTGATACGTCAAAAGGGGGCGAAAACGGAGTCAGCAAAACTCTTTAAACCTGAAGACACCTATATGGTAGCCGGTTATACCTTCAGTCAATTGGATAGAACGAATCCTGAATTTACGGGAATGCAGCCCTTCCAAGGCGTGAATCCCGCAACAGGTGTAGTGATGTATTATGAGTTACCCAAGCTTGCGGATAGTGTGCAGATTGAAATGGAAATCAGAGATGCATCTGGAGCTCTGGTCAATTCTTACCGTTCAGCTCCTGATAAATCCTTCAAAAGCTATCCTGGCGGACCTTCTCCGGCTCCTTTGCTCAGCAAAAAAGAAGGCCTCAATCGCTTTGTATGGAATATGCGGCACAAAAGCATGGCAGGTGCTACCAATGTCTATGTAGAAGGAAGTTATAGCGGACATAAAGTTTCTCCGGGAGCCTTCAGCATGACCCTAAAAGTGGGAGAAACCCTTCATAAAAGTACTTTTACGATCAAGGCGAATCCTCTTTATCCGAAAGACATTGACTATGCCGGCTACCATAAGATGATGAGCGAAATGGAAGGCAATCTGAGTGAAATGCACCTGATGATCAATTCCCTCTACAAGAAAATGAATCAGATCAATGAGGTAATGCCCTTGCTTTCCAAAGAACCAAAGCATGCAGAACTCAAAAAAGAGGCGAAAGAGTTGGTGGAAAAAATCAAGGCCTGGGACGAAGACATGGTCCAGCGAAAATCTAAAGCCTATGATGATGTCGAGAACTTCCCCAATAAATTTACTGCCAACTACCTCTTTTTGATCAATCAAACGGAGAGCGCCATCCCTCGGGTGAATCAGGGCTCCATCGACAGACGCAAAGAGCTTGATGCAAAATGGGAGAAACTATCCGCTCGAGGCAAAGAATTGCAGGAGGCGATCCCGGCTTTTAATAAGAAACTCTGGGAAGCAGGTGTGGGAGCGATTTGGAAGTAA